One window of Fusarium keratoplasticum isolate Fu6.1 chromosome 2, whole genome shotgun sequence genomic DNA carries:
- a CDS encoding Cupin-7 domain-containing protein, whose amino-acid sequence MEQFEFHPATTSYNREWTPLEPGVDELVLNQDSQTGRRTTLQRWQPGARNQQHVFVHDYIEEIFLVEGDLYDLNLEQGWEKGAYAYRKPGMRHGPFRSEAGCLMFIVCIPAGEDGNETGDRT is encoded by the coding sequence ATGGAACAGTTCGAATTCCACCCCGCCACCACTTCGTACAATCGCGAATGGACACCCCTAGAGCCGGGCGTTGACGAGCTCGTCCTCAATCAAGACTCTCAAACAGGCCGGCGCACGACTCTGCAGCGCTGGCAGCCGGGCGCCCGCAACCAACAACATGTGTTTGTCCACGACTATATCGAGGAAATCTTCTTGGTGGAGGGGGATCTGTACGACCTAAATCTCGAGCAGGGCTGGGAGAAGGGCGCTTATGCATACCGGAAGCCCGGGATGCGGCATGGCCCGTTTAGAAGCGAGGCTGGATGTTTGATGTTTATCGTTTGCATCCCGGCAGGCGAAGATGGAAACGAGACTGGGGACAGGACTTGA
- a CDS encoding Methylthioribose-1-phosphate isomerase yields MSTLQAVKYTRGKLEVLDQLRLPHEFHYDEVSNRTEAFDSIYTMRVRGAPAIAIVAALGLAVELHNGSCTASSAEEAIGQIEEALDYLKESRPTAVDLTNAINQLKARIREVGSTATKEAVISAFIEEAEKIFEKDLKTNLSIGDFGAEWLRAQVGASPEQQISVLTHCNTGSLATSGHGTALGIIRTLQAKKLLQHAFCTETRPYNQGSRLTAFELVFEGIPSTLITDSMAASLFRTRKQEKNIAAVIVGADRVVRNGDTANKIGTYQLAVLAKHHGVKFIVAAPTTSIDLETETGDGIKIEERKKEELTQVTGAVIKPDGSVDESSKVRVATADQRINVWNPAFDVTPAEFIDAVVTEKGAIEKGPDGKFDFSQILPERWAKITGA; encoded by the coding sequence ATGTCTACTCTTCAGGCTGTCAAGTACACCCGCGGCAAGCTCGAAGTTCTCGACCAACTCCGCCTCCCCCACGAATTCCACTACGATGAGGTCTCTAACAGGACTGAGGCATTCGACAGCATTTATACTATGCGAGTTCGTGGCGCCCCGGCCATCGCCATTGTCGCTGCTCTGGGTCTTGCAGTAGAGCTTCACAATGGAAGCTGCACAGCTTCATCCGCCGAAGAGGCCATCGGCCAGATTGAAGAAGCTCTCGATTACCTCAAGGAGAGCCGACCCACGGCCGTGGACCTGACCAATGCTATTAACCAGCTCAAGGCCAGGATACGGGAAGTTGGAAGCACCGCGACCAAGGAGGCCGTCATTTCTGCATTTATCGAGGAAGCAGAGAAGATCTTTGAGAAGgacctcaagaccaacctGTCGATTGGCGACTTTGGTGCCGAGTGGCTGCGTGCCCAAGTCGGCGCTTCCCCCGAACAGCAGATCTCGGTCCTCACCCACTGCAACACTGGATCGCTCGCCACCTCCGGCCACGGCACTGCTCTCGGAATTATCCGAACGCTTcaagccaagaagctcctccagcacGCCTTCTGCACCGAGACTCGTCCCTACAACCAAGGAAGTCGACTTACCGCCTTTGAGCTGGTCTTTGAAGGTATTCCCAGCACCCTGATCACCGACTCCATGGCTGCATCTCTTTTCCGTACCCGAAAGCAAGAGAAGAACATTGCTGCCGTTATTGTTGGAGCCGACCGAGTTGTGCGCAACGGCGACACCGCCAACAAGATTGGCACATACCAACTGGCTGTTCTGGCCAAGCACCACGGAGTCAAGTTCATCGTCGCGGCACCCACGACCAGCATTGATCTTGAGACGGAGACgggcgatggcatcaagatcgaggagagaaagaaggaggagctcacGCAGGTCACCGGAGCTGTGATCAAGCCTGATGGTAGCGTGGACGAGAGCTCCAAGGTGCGGGTGGCTACCGCCGACCAGAGGATCAACGTGTGGAACCCTGCTTTTGATGTTACTCCCGCCGAGTTTATCGACGCCGTGGTCACTGAGAAGGGCGCTATTGAGAAGGGACCCGATGGCAAGTTTGACTTTAGCCAGATCCTGCCAGAGCGCTGGGCCAAGATCACTGGTGCTTAA
- a CDS encoding M20-dimer domain-containing protein gives MRVTSLVGVLASASLALCSGQQQPLGASTQAPLSSDAPTYRSELLSLHKSLIEISSISGTEHDVGVWLESYLAGKGYSTTRQKIRPFENTPPGKDRFNVLAWRPSDNFDPKVAISSHIDVVPPHIPYGIEEGEITKETRISGRGSVDAKGSVAAQITAVEELFKAGKVDASKLLLLFVVGEEKTGDGMRGFSDALASKELPYNLDAVIFGEPTENKLACGHKGALFCDVITKGFPGHSGYPWLGKSANELMIRAFAKILDTDLGTSELFGNTTVNIGSFHGGVAANVIPEQAVVGLGVRVASGEQEDGHQIVHDKIQAIFDEIDKDAFTFDCSHGYGPVKANCDVEDFETIVVNYGTDIPNLKGDQTRYLYGPGNILVAHGAQENVTVADLETAVEDFQKLILHALKQ, from the exons ATGCGCGTCACTTCGCTCGTCGGTGTCCTCGCCTCGGCATCTCTCGCGCTCTGCtctggccagcagcagccccTCGGCGCATCCACCCAAGCTCCCCTCTCGAGCGATGCCCCCACGTACCGATCGGAGCTTCTGAGCTTGCACAAGTCCCTGATTGAGATCTCGTCCATTTCTGGGACTGAACACGATGTCGGCGTGTGGCTCGAGTCTTATCTAGCTGGAAAGGGCTACTCCACGACGCGCCAAAAGATCCGCCCTTTTGAAAACACACCTCCTGGCAAGGATCGGTTCAACGTGCTGGCATGGCGACCGAGCGACAACTTTGATCCCAAGGTGGCTATAAGCAGCCACATTGACGTCGTCCCGCCTCATATCCCGTACGGAATCGAAGAGGGCGAGATTACAAAGGAGACGAGAATCTCTGGTCGAGGAAGTGTCGACGCCAAGGGCAGCGTCGCGGCACAGATCACCGCTGTTGAGGAGCTATTCAAGGCGGGCAAGGTTGATGCCAGcaagctgctcctcctctttgtcgtcggcgaggaAAAGACCGGCGACGGCATGCGAGGTTTCAGCGATGCTCTCGCCAGCAAGGAGCTTCCCTACAACCTCgacgccgtcatctttggAGAACCAACCGAGAACAAGCTCGCCTGTGGACACAAGGGCGCTCTATTCTGTGATGTCATCACCAAGGGCTTCCCAGGACACAGTGGCTACCCATGGCTCGGCAAGTCAGCCAACGAGCTCATGATCCGtgcctttgccaagatcctcgaTACGGACCTCGGTACCAGTGAATTGTTTGGAAACACGACTGTCAACATTGGTAGCTTCCACGGAGGAGTGGCAGCCAATGTTATTCCTGAGCAGGCTGTTGTTGGACTTGGTGTACGAGTCGCCAGTGGAGAGCAGGAAGACGGACATCAGATCGTCCATGACAAGATTCAGgccatctttgacgagatcgacAAGGATGCCTTTACCTTTGACTGCAGCCACGGATACGGTcccgtcaaggccaactGTGATGTCGAGG ATTTCGAGaccatcgtcgtcaactACGGAACCGACATCCCCAATCTCAAGGGCGATCAAACGAGGTATTTGTATGGCCCAGGAAACATTCTGGTGGCACATGGCGCGCAAGAAAACGTGACCGTTGCTGATCTTGAGACGGCTGTAGAGGATTTCCAAAAGCTGATCCTCCATGCGTTGAAGCAATAA
- a CDS encoding AA-permease domain-containing protein, whose translation MEKDIETKGQGDVPQDVNFRAIAEGTSDLVYQHDQLERGLKSRHIQFLALGGAIGTGLFVGSGVTLSIVGPLPLFFGYIVMMLIVWNIMNNLAEMATLLPVKGVTVPYFIDRFVCPSLGFAAGWNYWMAYALLIGAEASAVAILFDYWNTNVHSAVWLTIYLVVILGLNIIAVSFFGETEFWFASIKLITIVGLILTGLVIMLGGAPNGDRIGFRYWNNPGAVKTYLVHSNKNTGRFLAFWTGIIRAGFAYITSPELIAVAAGETIAPRRNIPKAAGRFVYRLAIFYGLGSLMIGIITPSNDPNLLNPESNANSSPWVIGIQNAGIGVLNHIINAAILTSAWSAGNALLYAGSRVLYSLAVNGQAPRFLRHTNRRGVPWVAILCTWSIGILSFLNVNNSGAKVFTWFMNLTTISGFIAWILIMITFIRFRKALEVQGLMHTLPYKTNLQPYATYFMLVLLILLTLTNGFQVFFPGNFNASDFLAAYITLPIFLALYIGHKIYSRSWRFAYPVEEVDVVTGVKEMEELAALDERPVPKNLWQKIWFWIA comes from the exons ATGGAGAAGGACATTGAAACAAAGGGACAGGGGGATGTCCCCCAGGATGTCAACTTCCGAGCCATCGCCGAAGGAACTTCTGATCTCGTCTACCAACATGATCAACTTGAACGTGGACTCAAGAGTCGACATATTCAGTTCCTCGCTCTTGGTGGAGC TATCGGAACTGGTCTTTTTGTTGGTTCTGGTGTAACCCTTTCCATCGTCGGACCCctgcctctcttctttggctACATCGTCATGATGCTCATTGTATGGAACATCATGAACAACCTAGCAGAGATGGCCACCCTCCTACCCGTCAAAGGTGTCACGGTCCCGTACTTTATCGATCGCTTCGTCTGCCCGAGCTTGGGCTTCGCTGCTGGTTGGAACTACTGGATGGCTTATGCGTTGCTCATCGGCGCCGAGGCCTCAGCTGTGGCCATCCTCTTTGACTATTGGAATACGAACGTCCATTCTGCTGTCTGGCTGACCATCTACCTTGTCGTCATTCTCGGCCTCAACATTATTGCCGTTTCCTTCTTTGGAGAAACCGAGTTTTGGTTTGCCAgtatcaagctcatcaccatTGTCGGTCTGATTCTTACTGGTCTGGTCATTATGCTTGGCGGAGCCCCCAACGGTGACCGGATTGGCTTTAGATACTGGAACAACCCTGGTGCTGTCAAGACGTACTTGGTCCACAGCAACAAGAACACGGGTCGCTTCCTGGCTTTCTGGACGGGCATCATCCGAGCCGGTTTCGCCTACATCACCTCACCCGAACTGATCGCCGTGGCCGCAGGTGAAACCATTGCACCTCGTCGAAACATTCCCAAGGCAGCAGGCCGCTTCGTCTATCGTCTTGCAATCTTCTACGGCCTGGGATCGCTGATgatcggcatcatcaccccGTCCAACGATCCCAACCTTCTCAACCCAGAGTCCAACGCAAACTCATCCCCCTGGGTCATCGGAATCCAAAACGCCGGCATTGGAGTTTTGAACCACATCATTAACGCTGccatcttgacctcggcCTGGTCTGCTGGAAATGCCCTGCTATACGCAGGAAGTCGTGTTCTGTACAGTCTCGCGGTCAACGGCCAAGCCCCTCGTTTCCTCAGGCACACCAACAGAAGGGGTGTTCCTTGGGTTGCCATCCTGTGCACCTGGTCCATCGGTATTCTAAGCTTCTTGAATGTCAACAACAGCGGTGCCAAGGTGTTTACTTGGTTCATGAACCTTACAACCATCAGCGGCTTCATTGCTTGGATTCTCATCATGATCACATTTATCCGTTTCCGCAAGGCGCTAGAGGTCCAAGGCCTTATGCACACGCTGCCTTACAAGACAAACCTGCAGCCATATGCAACATATTTCATGTTGGTCCTACTCATCCTTCTCACCCTTACCAACGGATTCCAAGTCTTCTTCCCTGGCAACTTTAACGCATCTGACTTCCTTGCTGCATACATCACTCTGCCCATCTTCCTTGCTCTGTACATTGGTCACAAGATATATAGCAGGTCTTGGCGGTTTGCCTATccggtggaggaggtggatgTCGTCACcggcgtcaaggagatggaagaaCTGGCAGCCTTGGATGAACGCCCAGTGCCCAAGAATCTCTGGCAAAAGATTTGGTTCTGGATTGCTTAA